In Chryseobacterium sp. C-71, the genomic window TCAACGATACCGTCTCTTCTTGCAGAGATTGAAGGGTTTTCTGATACGTTTGTAGATACACCCCCTTGGTGGAAGGTTCTCAACGTAAGCTGAGTTCCCGGTTCCCCAATTGACTGTGCCGCAATTACACCTACCGCTTCACCCATGTGGATTTTCTTACCAGTTGCCAGGTTTCTACCATAACACTTAGCACAGATTCCTTTTTGAGTTTCACAAGTTAATGGTGAACGTACTTCTACAGCTTCAATACCCATCTCCTCGATTCTTTTCGCTAAAGCTTCCTCAATAATCTGATCTGCTGTTGCTACTAATTCGTCAGTTTCCGGATCGTAAATATTATGAAGAGATACTCTACCTAAGATTCTTTCAGAAATTCTTTCAACGATTTCGTCATTTTTCTTCAGTGCAGTAACTTCTGTTCCTCTAAGGGTTCCACAGTCTTGTTCTGTAATAATAACATCTTGTGCAACGTCTACCAATCTTCTAGTCAAGTAACCTGCATCGGCAGTTTTCAATACGGTATCCGCAAGACCCTTACGAGCACCGTGAGTAGAGATAAAGTATTCTAAGATCGAAAGACCTTCCTTAAAGTTTGCAAGAATCGGGTTTTCGATAATTTCCGCACCGGTAGAACCAGCTTTCTGCGGTTTTGCCATCAAACCTCTCATCCCTGATAACTGACGGATCTGTTCTTTAGAACCCCTCGCACCAGAATCAAGCATCATGTATACAGAATTGAATCCACCTTGGTCAACTTTCATTCTGCTCATGATCATTTCAGTTAATCCTGCGTTGGTGTTTGTCCAAACGTCAATTACCTGATTATATCTTTCTGTATCTGTAATAAGACCCATGTTATAGTTGGCTCTAATTTCGTCTACAGTTTCAATAGATGTTGCGATCATTTTCTTTTTCTCAACAGGGACAACGATGTCACCTAATGAGAACGAAAGACCTCCTTTAAATGCATTTGAATACCCTAAGTCTTTCATTGCATCCAAGAACTTCACAGTGGTAGGGAAATCTGTATCGGCAAGTACTTTACCAATAACATTTCTTAATGATTTCTTTGTAAGAAGTTCATTAATATATCCTGACTGCTTAGGAACGATCTGGTTAAATAAGATTCTACCAACAGAAGTTTCAATCAATTTAGTTGTGATTACACCTTCTTCTTTTACCGGTAGTCTACATCTTACTTTAGCGTTCAATGAAACTCTACCTTCAGCATAAGCGATTTCCGCTTCTTCCGGAGAATAGAATGCAAGACCTTCTCCTAAAACTTTTTTCTCATCTGTAGAGCTTAATTCTTTGGTCATGAAATAAAGACCAAGAACCATGTCCTGAGATGGTACTGTAATTGGAGAACCGTTTGCAGGGTTCAAAATATTCTGAGAACCTAACATCAATAACTGAGCTTCCAAAATTGCCTCTGGGCCTAACGGTAAGTGTACCGCCATCTGGTCACCATCAAAATCGGCATTAAATGCTGTCGTTACCAATGGGTGTAGTTGGATTGCCTTACCTTCGATCATCTTAGGTTGGAAAGCCTGAATACCCAGTCTGTGCAAAGTAGGCGCTCTGTTTAGTAAAACAGGGTGACCTTTCATTACACCTTCTAAGATATCATATACTACTGGTTCTTTTCTATCAATAATTCTCTTTGCAGATTTTACTGTTTTTACAATCCCTCTTTCAATTAGTTTTCTAATGATAAATGGTTTGTATAATTCCGCAGCCATATCTTTAGGAATACCACATTCGTGAAGCTGTAAGTTTGGACCTACAACAATTACCGAACGAGCCGAGTAATCTACCCTTTTCCCTAGTAAGTTCTGACGGAAACGACCTTGCTTACCTTTCAATGAATCTGAAAGTGATTTCAATGGTCTGTTTGATTCAGATTTTACAGCAGAAGATTTTCTTGTATTATCAAATAATGAATCTACAGATTCCTGAAGCATACGCTTCTCGTTTCTCAAGATTACTTCAGGAGCTTTGATCTCCAATAGTCTCTTCAAACGGTTATTTCTGATAATTACTCTTCTGTAAAGGTCATTTAAGTCAGAAGTTGCGAAACGTCCTCCATCCAATGGAACCAATGGTCTTAATTCTGGTGGTATTACAGGAAGCACACGCATAATCATCCACTCTGGTCTGTTGATCATTCTTGTATTAGCACCTCTCAATGCTTCTACTACGTTCAATCTTTTAAGAGCTTCAGTTCTTCTTTGCTTAGAACCTTCGTTGTGAGCTTTGTGTCTCAAGTCGAAAGACAATGCATCAAGATCAATTCTTTTCAGCAATTCTTCAACAGCTTCCGCACCCATTTTAGCAAGGAATTTGTTTGGATCTGCATCATCAAGATATTGATTATCTGGAGGAAGAGTTTCCAAAACATCCAGATATTCTTCTTCTGTAAGGAATTCTTTCTCGTCAAAATCTGAACCATCTGCTTTCTTAGCGATACCTTGCTGAATCACAACATATCTCTCGTAATAGATGATCATATCTAATTTCTTAGAAGGAATACCTAAAAGGTAACCGATTTTGTTTGGTAAAGAACGGAAATACCAAATGTGCGCAATAGGAACAACCAAACCAATATGTCCGATTCTTTCTCTACGTACTTTTTTCTCCGTAACCTCTACACCACAACGGTCACAAACGATCCCTTTGTAACGAATTCTCTTGTATTTACCACAAGCACATTCGTAATCTTTGATAGGACCGAAGATTTTTTCACAGAACAAACCGTCTCTTTCTGGTTTATGCGTTCTGTAGTTGATAGTTTCCGGCTTAAGCACTTCTCCTCTTGAGTCTTGTAAAATTGACTCAGGTGAAGCTAAACCGATGGTTATTTTATTAAATCTACTTGATTTATTTTTATTTGACATAATTTAATTTTTGATTAAAAGATTAAAAGATTGAAAGCTTCAAAATCACTTTCGCACTTATTATCTCTGAGTTTAATTAATGCTTTAATTTTTTAACAATTAAATCTTAATTTACTCTTCCAATCTTACGTCTAATCCAAGACCTTGTAACTCGTGAAGTAATACGTTGAAAGATTCCGGAATACCTGGTTCAGGCATTGCTTCCCCTTTTGCAATCGCTTCATAAGTTTTTGCTCTACCAATCACGTCATCCGACTTCACAGTCAAGATTTCTCTCAAGATATTTGCAGCTCCAAATGCTTCAAGAGCCCAAACCTCCATCTCTCCGAATCTCTGACCACCAAACTGAGCTTTACCTCCTAATGGCTGCTGAGTAATCAATGAGTAAGGTCCGATAGAACGTGCGTGCATTTTGTCATCTACCATGTGTCCAAGTTTCAACATATAGATAATACCTACAGTTGCAGCTTGTGTAAATCTTTCTCCGGTACCACCATCATAAAGGTGAGTGTGACCGAATTTAGGAACTCCTGCTTTCTCAGTATACTCTGTAATCTGATCAAGAGTTGCCCCAT contains:
- the rpoC gene encoding DNA-directed RNA polymerase subunit beta' — protein: MSNKNKSSRFNKITIGLASPESILQDSRGEVLKPETINYRTHKPERDGLFCEKIFGPIKDYECACGKYKRIRYKGIVCDRCGVEVTEKKVRRERIGHIGLVVPIAHIWYFRSLPNKIGYLLGIPSKKLDMIIYYERYVVIQQGIAKKADGSDFDEKEFLTEEEYLDVLETLPPDNQYLDDADPNKFLAKMGAEAVEELLKRIDLDALSFDLRHKAHNEGSKQRRTEALKRLNVVEALRGANTRMINRPEWMIMRVLPVIPPELRPLVPLDGGRFATSDLNDLYRRVIIRNNRLKRLLEIKAPEVILRNEKRMLQESVDSLFDNTRKSSAVKSESNRPLKSLSDSLKGKQGRFRQNLLGKRVDYSARSVIVVGPNLQLHECGIPKDMAAELYKPFIIRKLIERGIVKTVKSAKRIIDRKEPVVYDILEGVMKGHPVLLNRAPTLHRLGIQAFQPKMIEGKAIQLHPLVTTAFNADFDGDQMAVHLPLGPEAILEAQLLMLGSQNILNPANGSPITVPSQDMVLGLYFMTKELSSTDEKKVLGEGLAFYSPEEAEIAYAEGRVSLNAKVRCRLPVKEEGVITTKLIETSVGRILFNQIVPKQSGYINELLTKKSLRNVIGKVLADTDFPTTVKFLDAMKDLGYSNAFKGGLSFSLGDIVVPVEKKKMIATSIETVDEIRANYNMGLITDTERYNQVIDVWTNTNAGLTEMIMSRMKVDQGGFNSVYMMLDSGARGSKEQIRQLSGMRGLMAKPQKAGSTGAEIIENPILANFKEGLSILEYFISTHGARKGLADTVLKTADAGYLTRRLVDVAQDVIITEQDCGTLRGTEVTALKKNDEIVERISERILGRVSLHNIYDPETDELVATADQIIEEALAKRIEEMGIEAVEVRSPLTCETQKGICAKCYGRNLATGKKIHMGEAVGVIAAQSIGEPGTQLTLRTFHQGGVSTNVSENPSISARRDGIVELDEVRTITSEDENGNTAEVVVSRTTEFRLVADNESRTPLMIANVPYGSQLLVKSGDKVKKGDIIAKWDPYNAVIIAENAGKVEYEDIIQGISFQLEIDEQTGFEEKVISESRNKKAVPTLKVVDSKGVEQKGYNLPVGAHLMVNDGEKIKAGKVLIKIPRKSAKSGDITGGLPRVTELFEARNPSNPAVVTEIDGVVSYGKIKRGNRELIVEAKTGERKIYLVKLSNQILVQENDFVRAGSPLSDGSVTPDDILKIKGPTAVQEYLVNEIQEVYRLQGVKIDDKHFEIIVRQMMTKVSIVDGGDTQFLEAALEHKYDFLIENNRVFGLKVVTDAGDSKEFKPGQMITARELRDENSKLKREDQKLVEVREALPATATPVLQGITRAALQTKSFMSAASFQETTKVLNEAAVAGKVDSLNGLKENVIVGHRIPAGTGLKEYQNVIVGSKKEFEDLN